The following are from one region of the Plasmodium cynomolgi strain B DNA, chromosome 1, whole genome shotgun sequence genome:
- a CDS encoding mitogen-activated protein (MAP) kinase phosphatase (putative): protein MGGEECPNKFEATILYRTYFVKDDLREDIFFPLLDAAHFIEEMLRSDEGNKILVHCNKGVCRSVIVVIFFLMTHLGLSFGDAFDLVKRRRPLSNPNLSFVSQLLRLFGLRTRLRSGGREGTARAGSTTEAAMEGSTTEAPRAGSTTEAALEGSTAEAALAGSTTEAARVDPPQRLPPPGEVTLIFRIDGAAGKALTLTNLMSLSADADACTNADSASTNPTEIDQRFNYVLTKDLRAFYLLLLDPTFEDLCTPLLERFARICRAFFHGGPADSTDSTDLTNSTDLTQTVVRADVGELMQRLRLDTQLFSRLPCNDGAYRRLQEALQGGEQ from the coding sequence ATGGGAGGAGAAGAATGCccaaacaaatttgaagcCACGATTTTGTACAGAACCTACTTCGTGAAGGACGACTTGCGAGAGGATATCTTTTTCCCTCTACTAGATGCAGCTCACTTTATCGAAGAAATGCTAAGGAGTgatgaaggaaataaaatacttGTACATTGCAACAAGGGAGTCTGCAGATCCGTCATTgtcgttatattttttctcatgacCCATTTGGGGTTATCTTTTGGCGATGCGTTCGACCTGGTGAAGAGACGGCGTCCTCTGTCCAACCCCAATTTGAGCTTCGTCTCGCAGTTGTTGCGCCTGTTTGGGTTACGCACGCGACTGAGAAGCGGCGGCAGGGAAGGAACGGCTCGGGCGGGAAGCACCACGGAAGCGGCTATGGAGGGCAGCACCACGGAAGCGCCTCGGGCGGGCAGCACCACGGAGGCGGCTCTGGAGGGAAGCACTGCGGAAGCGGCTCTAGCGGGAAGCACCACGGAAGCGGCTCGGGTGGACCCCCCCCAAcgtctccccccccccgggGAAGTCACGCTCATTTTCCGAATCGATGGGGCAGCAGGTAAGGCACTCACCCTGACCAACCTGATGAGCCTCTCCGCAGACGCGGACGCCTGCACCAACGCTGACAGTGCCAGTACAAACCCCACAGAGATAGACCAGCGATTTAACTACGTGTTGACAAAGGACCTTCGCGCATTCTACTTGCTGCTGCTTGACCCTACCTTCGAAGACCTATGCACCCCCCTGCTTGAACGCTTTGCGCGGATATGTCGAGCCTTTTTTCATGGTGGCCCTGCCGACTCGACCGACTCGACCGACTTGACCAACTCGACCGACTTGACCCAAACTGTTGTTCGCGCCGACGTCGGCGAGCTCATGCAACGACTTCGATTGGACACACAACTGTTTAGCCGCCTCCCCTGCAACGACGGGGCGTACCGAAGGCTGCAGGAGGCGCTGCAGGGGGGTGAGCAGTAG
- a CDS encoding vacuolar proton translocating ATPase subunit A (putative) — translation TMKHGTLVLPSDRAREYLDCLGKNIDIQFIDMNEKTMKRQYKKYIQRIDDMERILRFLEENIKKLPNVKIKKSKIDSFLEHDNVYELDQVEESLNRLHVQFVRFCNNNKDLVDERNNAVEEKHVILTAMNQLNPDGTKNGNLGKKLPENSIPYDEVNDESVSLQTNMIKDGINMMMFTNISGVIKTKDQESFSRTIFRALRGNTYTYFQSIDESAASSMGGGVDGMKDGDEGGGASSSSIHNGNDNDDIMDEKNDIDNDKGKNNEPKSVFVVYCQGSSQSNIYHKILKICKAYDVKTYDWPKTYEQARQRLKELKEIITDKEKALKAYEEYFINEIFVLINVVEPNKNSLIEEWKLFCKKERYIYNSLNCFEGSDITLRCDCWFSANDEEKIRHMLITKSSNDLVSALLLSDKVLTPNISPPTYIKTNKFTKSYQSMVDTYGIPRYGEINPAISTIITFPFLFGIMYGDVGHGVCLFLFALFLIIINHRIKNKNQNEMVSMLLDGRYMLLLMGFFAIYAGFLYNDFFSMPLNLFTSMFEVDKEVDSVIYYKRRKVMNTASGQMEDANPYIFGFDAKWLGAENELTYINSFKMKFSIIIGFLHMTFGVLMKGLNALHYRRKLDFFFEFLPQLLMMLSIIGYLVFLIIYKWVTPIGYGGYQKQGIINTVINMYLMKDLTAQNQFYAHQGLVQAFLIAIFVLCIPLMFVCKPAIRTYHIMKEKKNGGGLSRGGSYSHHEEKEMTHTFNHLVGGGTLVGLHGVVGGVGNGANLANGGSSAPSLHKRSPNVSFPSGGASNNREEDYLSPRRRNKPTDDEMEAHLLSPASPEHPDGVAESFGAGSVGTNHHEENISEIWIEQLIETIEFILGLISNTASYLRLWALSLAHQQLSFVFFEQTILNSLKKDSFMSVLINLIVFSQLFSILTIAVILCMDTLECFLHSLRLQWVEFQNKFYKGDGIPFRPFNIKKLLSESD, via the coding sequence ACGATGAAGCACGGGACGTTGGTCCTGCCCTCAGACCGAGCCAGGGAGTACCTAGACTGCCTGGGAAAAAACATCGACATACAATTTATCGACATGAACGAAAAGACGATGAAGAGGCAGTATAAGAAATACATCCAAAGGATAGACGACATGGAAAGAATTCTTCGATttttggaagaaaatataaaaaaattaccaaatgtaaaaattaaaaaaagcaaaatagaCTCATTTTTGGAACATGATAATGTATACGAATTGGATCAAGTTGAAGAATCGCTAAACCGTTTGCATGTTCAGTTTGTTCGATTTTGTAACAACAACAAGGATTTGGTAGACGAGAGGAACAACGCTGTAGAGGAGAAGCATGTGATATTAACTGCCATGAATCAGCTAAATCCAGATGGAACAAAGAATGGAAATCTTGGGAAAAAACTACCTGAAAATTCGATACCTTATGATGAGGTGAATGATGAGAGTGTATCTCTACAAACGAATATGATCAAGGATGGGATTAACATGATGATGTTCACTAACATCTCAGGagtaataaaaacaaaagatcAAGAAAGCTTTAGTCGAACCATTTTTAGAGCATTGAGAGGGAATACTTATACGTATTTTCAAAGTATCGACGAGAGTGCAGCTTCTTCCATGGGAGGAGGAGTGGATGGGATGAAGGATGGAGATGAAGGTGGGGGAGCATCTTCCTCTAGTATACACAACGGAAATGATAACGATGATATAATGGATGAAAAGAACGATATAGATAATGACAAAGGAAAGAATAACGAACCGAAGAGTGTCTTTGTTGTGTATTGTCAAGGATCCTCTCAAAGCAAcatttatcataaaattctgaAAATATGCAAAGCGTATGATGTGAAGACGTATGATTGGCCAAAAACGTATGAACAGGCAAGGCAAAGATTGAAGGAATTGAAGGAGATCATCACAGATAAGGAAAAGGCATTGAAAGCATACGaggaatattttataaatgaaatttttgttctcattAACGTTGTTGAACCGAATAAGAATAGCCTGATAGAAGaatggaaattattttgtaaaaaggagAGATATATATACAACAGCTTGAACTGTTTCGAAGGGAGTGACATCACTTTGCGATGTGACTGTTGGTTTAGTGCAAAcgatgaggagaaaataagACATATGCTGATTACGAAGTCGTCGAACGATTTGGTATCTGCTCTCCTGTTGTCAGATAAGGTCCTCACTCCGAACATCTCCCCCCCGACGTATATCAAAACGAATAAGTTTACAAAATCGTATCAATCGATGGTAGATACATATGGCATCCCTCGTTATGGAGAAATCAATCCAGCCATTTCGACTATTATTAcctttccctttctttttgGAATCATGTACGGAGATGTAGGACACGGAGTTtgtctctttctttttgctctctttctaattataattaatcatcgtataaagaataaaaatcaaaacgAGATGGTAAGTATGCTGTTGGATGGAAGGTATATGTTGCTTCTGATGGGATTTTTCGCTATTTACGCAGGGTTCCTATacaacgattttttttccatgccgTTGAATTTGTTTACTTCCATGTTTGAAGTAGATAAAGAAGTCGATTCTGTGATTTACtacaaaaggaggaaggtaATGAATACAGCCAGTGGTCAGATGGAGGATGCAAATCCGTACATTTTTGGTTTCGATGCAAAATGGTTAGGAGCAGAAAATGAGTTGACTTATATTAACTCGTTTAAGATgaaattttccattattATCGGATTTTTGCATATGACGTTTGGTGTCCTCATGAAAGGATTGAATGCATTACATTATCGGAGAAAgctggatttttttttcgagtttTTACCACAACTTTTGATGATGTTGTCAATTATTGGCTACCTGGTATTTCTGATTATTTACAAATGGGTGACTCCTATAGGGTATGGAGGTTACCAGAAGCAAGGTATCATCAATACTGttattaatatgtatttAATGAAAGACTTGACGGCTCAGAATCAGTTCTATGCTCACCAGGGATTGGTTCAGGCTTTCCTGATtgctatttttgttttatgtaTTCCGCTCATGTTTGTTTGTAAGCCTGCCATTCGAACGTACCATAtcatgaaggagaagaagaacgGGGGAGGGTTATCCCGGGGAGGCAGCTACTCTCACCacgaggagaaggaaatgaCGCACACGTTTAATCACTTGGTAGGCGGGGGCACCTTGGTTGGGTTACACGGGGTAGTGGGTGGCGTGGGTAATGGAGCAAACCTGGCGAACGGCGGTTCCTCTGCTCCCTCCTTGCACAAGCGAAGCCCCAACGTGTCCTTCCCAAGCGGGGGTGCCTCCAACAACCGCGAGGAGGATTATCTCTCCCCCAGGAGGCGAAACAAGCCAACGGATGATGAGATGGAGGCCCACCTCCTTAGCCCTGCATCCCCCGAGCACCCAGACGGTGTGGCGGAGTCCTTCGGAGCCGGATCCGTGGGAACGAACCACCACGAGGAAAACATCTCAGAAATATGGATCGAGCAGTTAATCGAAACGATCGAATTTATTTTGGGCCTAATCAGCAACACGGCTTCGTACCTGCGACTGTGGGCCTTGTCCCTAGCGCACCAGCAGCTGTCCTTTGTCTTTTTCGAGCAGACCATCCTGAACTCGCTCAAAAAGGATAGCTTCATGTCCGTACTTATTAACCTTATTGTGTTTTCTCAGCTGTTCTCCATCCTCACCATCGCTGTGATTCTGTGCATGGACACGCTCGAGTGCTTCCTCCACTCCCTGCGGCTGCAGTGGGTGGAATTCCAGAACAAGTTTTACAAAGGCGACGGCATTCCCTTCCGCCCCTTCAATATTAAGAAGCTGCTCTCGGAGAGCGActaa
- a CDS encoding hypothetical protein (putative) encodes SPKRGKFPPKKNTLNSFERSVDKVTGNFLSDRDLFIEVDKKQKIIEEIEKMNHLQYEQIHKYIETLSENDVYEEIINHKIHLHKKGNEIEKLKKLVKIQEFLNPYIISQRKKKAKGKVEYMITCILKGENIDQIITDMFRKKQIDVYVLTFIDDKVMEAHAKLLRTGGGGVPGVGSVDRGSGVPEGSALSAPGGEGANRTEPGGEDQMSMTEKMLRMLKDRIVAQQKLQVKGTFDFTRVVFLSTTLDMNEDRQPIIKSAIRTIEQLEEFELYLLDALDYAETNEKMKQYVPHLELLLTTCKKMNPVFNQLLNKQTENVRFFPDKIDMSQFKEL; translated from the coding sequence tcaccaaaaaggggaaaattcccccccaaaaaaaataccctgAATTCATTCGAAAGGAGTGTCGATAAAGTCACAGGAAATTTTCTTAGCGACAGAGATCTCTTCATAGAAGTggacaaaaaacaaaaaataatcgaagaaatcgaaaaaatgaatcaccTGCAGTATGAACAGATCCACAAGTACATCGAGACGTTAAGCGAAAATGATGTATACGAAGAAATTATAAACCACAAAATTCACCTGCACAAGAAAGGGAACGAAATAGAGAAACTCAAAAAGTTGGTAAAAATTCAGGAGTTTTTGAACCCGTATATTATAAGCCaacggaagaagaaggccaaGGGGAAGGTCGAGTACATGATTACTTGCATTCTTAAGGGAGAGAATATCGATCAAATAATCACTGATATGTTtaggaagaaacaaattgaCGTCTACGTGCTTACTTTCATTGATGACAAGGTGATGGAGGCGCATGCCAAGTTGTTGCGCACCGGGGGGGGCGGCGTTCCCGGGGTTGGCAGCGTTGACAGGGGTAGCGGCGTGCCCGAGGGTAGCGCCCTTAGCGCCCCTGGTGGGGAGGGGGCCAACCGGACCGAACCCGGCGGAGAGGACCAAATGAGCATGACGGAGAAAATGCTAAGGATGCTGAAGGACCGAATCGTGGCACAGCAGAAGCTGCAGGTGAAAGGCACCTTCGACTTCACCAGGGTAGTTTTCCTCTCGACCACCTTAGACATGAATGAAGATAGGCAGCCAATAATAAAGTCCGCCATTAGGACCATAGAACAGCTGGAAGAGTTTGAGCTGTACTTACTAGACGCACTAGACTATGCTGAgacaaacgaaaaaatgaagcagtaCGTCCCTCACTTGGAGCTGCTACTAAccacatgtaaaaaaatgaaccccgTTTTTAACCAGCTCCTAAACAAACAGACCGAAAAcgtccgcttcttccccgaTAAGATTGACATGTCGCAGTTTAAGGAACTG